The Candidatus Binatia bacterium nucleotide sequence TACGCCTCATCTCGCGAGAAGCGCTCCTCGACGACCTCCACACCGTGGTCGCGCAAAATGGTCAGGACAGACTCACGGGTAATGCCGGCCAAAATCGACGTCTGCGGTGTCGTCTTCACCCGCCCGCCACGAACAATGAAAATATTCTCACCGCTACACTCGGCGACGTACCCATCCACGTCGAGCATCATGGCCTCGTCGTACCCACCCCGACGCGCTTCGACGGCCGCCAGAATAGAGTTCACGTAATTGCCGACGGCCTTGGCCTTGGTCATGTGAGTGTTCACGTGCATCCGTTGGAACGATGAGGTCTTGAGCCGCACGCCTTTGCGTACGCCTTCCTCTCCAAGGTACGCTCCCCACGACCAGACGATGATCGCCACCCGTATCGGGTTGTGCACAGCCGCCAGCCCCATTTCACCCGCCCCCAGGAAGACGATCGGTCGGATGTAGCAGGAGCGGAACTTGTTGACCCGGACGGTCTCGACGCAGGCGTTGCTGATCTGCTCCTGGCTGAAGGGAATGGTGAGGCCGAGGATATGCGCCGAACCAAACAGCCGATCCACGTGTTCCTGCAATCGGAAGATCGCCGGCTGGCCACTGCGACCCTCGTAGCAGCGTATGCCCTCGAAGACGCCGAGACCATAGTGCAGCGTATGCGTCAGGACGTGGACTTGTGCCGCGTCCCACTCCACCAGCTGACCGTCAAACCAGATGTAGTCGCTCTTCTCCACGGTGAACCTTCCCCTCGGCTGCGCCAAAACGCCCGCTCACTTCAATTCCGCTTCCATGCGGTCGAACCACCGCTCGTAACATCCTCGAATCGCTTCCCGCCGCACGCTGAACTCCTGCCACAACAAGTCGCCGATTTCCTCAGCTCCGCCTTCGAAGCCCATGCGCTTGGCTATCCGCTTCAAGTCCATCTGCGTCCGATCGAGATCCTCGACAGGTCGGTCATATGCCAGCCGCAGTGAATTTTCTACCCGGCGCAGGAAGCGATAGCCGTCGGCGAGTAACCGATGATCCTCTCCGGGGAGCACGCCGGCCCACGCCAACGCCTCCAACGCCCCTAGCGTGTTGCCGACCCGGACGCTGGCATCGCTTGCGCCGTAGTGAAGCTGGAGCATCTGCGTCAAGAACTCCACGTCCACCAGTCCGCCACGCCCGGTCTTGATGTTGACCCGTTCGCGGCTCTCCCGCGCTAGCTCGTGCTCCATGCGCCAGCGTAGCCGGCGAATTTCGCTGACCTCCTCAGCGCGCAAGGAGGCACGATAGACAAAGTTGGAGATGATCATGGCCACCCGCTGCGCCAGGGCCGGTGTGCCTGCCACCGGGCGCGCTTTGACCAACGCCTGCCGCTCCCAAATTTGCGCGCTGGTCTCGTGATAGCGGCGAAAGCTTTCCAGGGACGACACCAGCGGGCCAGATCGTCCGGACGGCCGCAGCCGGGTGTCGATGCGGTACACGATTCCCTCGCGCGTCGCCACCTGCAAGACGGTGATAAGGCGTTGTGCAAGCTTCGAGAAGAATTCGAGGCTCGGCAGCGGTGTTGTCCCCGTCTGCGGCTCCTCGTAGACGAAAATCAGATCCAGATCGGAATTGTAGTTGAGTTCGCCGCCGCCGAGCTTTCCCAGCCCCAGCACCACAAGCTGTCCCGGCAGCTCGCCGCAGCCATAGCGCGCACACACATCCCGCGCAGCGACGTCGCAGGCGCTCTGCAGGCACACCTGCGCCAAGCTGGTCAACTCGGCGCTCACCTCTTCCGGCCGCAGCAGGGACTGGAGATCATTGATACCGATGCGCAGGAACTCCTGGTTGCGGAAACGGCGCAGGGCCTCGAGTGACTCTTCGAAGTCACCATCGGCGGAGAGCACGGCCTGCAACTCGGCGGCGAGGTCCTCCGCCGTGCGGTAAACCCGGACCAGATCCGCCCGCACCAGCGTATCGAGCAGCTCGGGGTGGCGAATGAATGCATTGGCAAGAAACTGGCTCCCCCCGAACAGTTCGACCAGCATGCGCAGCGTGCCCGGGTTCTCGCGCAGCAAGGCGAGGAAGCTGGTGCGGGCGCCAACCGACGAAATGAAGGTGGCGACGTTGCGTAGCGCGAGATCCGGATCAGCGGATTGCAGGATCGTGCGCAGTAACGACGGTGCGATGTCATAGAGCGCTTGCTTGCGACGCAAGCGCGCCGGCGCCGACACCGGGCCGTCGCGCAGCAGGAGCAAGTCGTCGTAGCTGCTCTCCGGCCGCGTGAAACCCAGGGTCTTCAAGCGAGCGAGGCTCCCTTCGCGAGCTTCCAGGGTCTGCAGCAACTCGACGACCTCGGCGTCCGCGGACCGCTGCGTTTCCGCCGCCGGTTCGTAGAAGAGCTTCTCGAAGGCGCGACGCACCCGCTCCGTATGCCGAGTCAGGTCCGCCCACATCTGCGTCACCACGTCGTCCCCGCGGTAGCCCAGACGCCGCGCCAGGGTTTCTTGCTCACGCACGTCCGAGGGCACAGCGTGAGTCTGGCGTTGGTGCACGATCTGGATCTTGTGTTCGACGTGGCGCAGGAAGCGGTACGCCTGCATCAACGCTTGACCTTCATCGGCCGGCAAATAGCCCGTCTCAGTCAGCTTCGCCAAGGTCGACAGCGAGCCACGCCCTCGCACCCGCTCGTCGCGCCCGCCATGCACGAGCTGCAACACCTGCACGAGGAATTCGATCTCGCGGATGCCACCGCGGCCCAGCTTGACGTTGCCGTGCCCCACTTTCTCACCCAACTGGGCCTCGACCCGCGCCTTCATCTCCTTCATGTCGGCGATGGTCGTGTAGTCGAGGTAGCGCCGATACACGAAGGGGCGCATCTCACGGAGAAAGCGCTCGCCGAGTTCCATCTCGCCGGCGATGGGACGTGCTTGGATAAGGGCCGAGCGCTCCCAGGTCTGGCCATAGGCTTCGTAGTAAACAAGCGCATCATTGAGGGCGTTGACGATCGGGCCATTCACCCCTTCAGGCCGCAACCGCAGGTCGACGCGGAAGGCGAATCCCGACGCGGTGACCTCCTGCAAAGCGCGCGTCACCAGCTCGGCAAGACGGGTGAAAAACTCTCGTGCCTGGAGCGTTCCCCGCGGCCCGCCGGCGGTTTGCTGGCTTCCCGCGGCATAGAGATACATCACGTCCACGTCGGAGCTGAAGTTCAACTCGCCGCCGCCGAGCTTGCCCATGGCGAGCACCACGAAAGAGTCCTGCGTGCTGAGTCCTGCGTCCTGAGGAGAGCCGACCGGAAAATCGCCGTACTGCTCACGCAGCATCCGCCGTGCCCAACGGCAGGCTGCGGCGAAAAGACCCGCCGCCAGCTCGCTCAGTTCCGCCATTGTGGTCTCGACCGGGTAACGGCCGGTGAGGTCGGCAAGTCCGATGCGCAGATATTGGCGATGGCGAAGTTGACGGAGTTGGCTGGAAAAGGGCTCCCAGGGCTCGTCAACGGCGGCACCGAGCTCGCGTTCATGATCCGCGGCGGAGCGCCTACCAGCCGCGTAGCATTCGCGAAACAACGTCAGCCATTCCGCGCCCAACGCCTGCAAAGTGTTACTGAGCGACTGACTTCCCCCGAGCAGGGTGCACAGCGCCGACAGCTCTTCTGGGCTCAGTGCGGCGATCACGGCCGGGTCGGCCGTTGCCTCGAGCAAGCGTTCCCACCCGGCCAGAGCCATGGCAGGGTCGGCGGCGGCAGCCAGCAGCATCGGCACGCGATTCGCCAGCCCCGGGGCCACCGAGTCCAAGGTTCGCGCCAAGCGGGCTACCCGTTCGTGATCTGCTCCCAAGCGGTGAAGAAGTGCGCCGGATACTTCCATCGAACCATTGCCTCATCGAATCATCGAATCATTGGCTTCCAACTGCAAGAAGTCAGCGACTCAACGATCAACGGATCAACGATTCACCCACGCGAGCGGCGGTGTAGGGTTGCTCGTCAAGCGCATGCGCCGCCATCCACGCCCGCAGGTCGCTGCAGGCGCGCGCCGCCAGATGCCGGCGCTTCTCGCGGCCCCGCTCGCGGCCGGCGATGGCGGGAAACAGACCATAGTTCGCGTTCATCGGCTGGAACTCGCGGCGGCCACGGTCGGTGACGTAGCGGACCAATGAGCCGAGCGCCGTGGTCGCCGGGGGAACGATGCAGGCCGCCCCCGCCAGCAGCCGCGACACGTTGATGGCCGCCAACAGCCCCGCCGCGGCGGATTCGACGTAGCCTTCGACGCCAACGAGCTGCCCAGCGAGAAACGTCTGTGGACGACCCATCAGTTGCAGCGTCGGCTGCAGCAGGCGCGGCGAATTGACGAAGGTGTTGCGATGCAAGCAGCCGAGCCGGACAAACTCGGCGTTTTCGAGCCCCGGGATCATGCGGAATACCCGGCGCTGCTCGGGATACGTCATCTTCGTCTGAAATCCGACCATGTTGAAAAGCGTGCCTTCGTGATTGTCCTGGCGCAGCTGCACCGCAGCAAAGGGGCGCTGGCCACTGCGCGGATCGATGAGTCCCACCGGACGCATGGGCCCGAAAGCCAACGTGTCGGGCCCACGCCGCGCCATCTCTTCGATCGGCATACAGCCTTCGAAGTAGATACAGCGCTCGAACTCCTTCGTCGGCATGGTCTGCGCGCTCCGCACCGCCTCGACAAACTGATAGTACTCGTCGCGCGACAGCGGGCAGTTGAGGTAGTCATCGCCCCCTTTCCCGTACCGCGATGCCAAGAACGCAATGCGCCGATCGACCGATTCGGCCGTGACGATGGGCGCGATGGCGTCGTAGAAATACAGAGACTTCTCGCCGAGAACCTCTTGCAGACAGCGGGCGAGAGCCGGCGAGGTCAACGGGCCGGTGGCGACGATGGTGAGACCGGCTGGCAGCGCGGTGAGTTCTTCCCGCACGAGCGTAACCTCGGAGCGCGAGGTGATCGCTTCGGTCATCTGGGCGGCAAACAACTCCCGGTCGACCGCCAGTGCCACACCCGCCGGCACGGCAGTCCGATCGGCAACTGCCATGACCACGGAGCCCAGGCAGCGCATCTCTTCTTTCAGCAGACCGACGGCCGAATCCAGCGAGGCGCTGCGAAAGGAATTGGAACAGACCAGCTCACCCAGCCGGTCAGTGTGATGCACTGGCGTCGGGCACAGCGGACGCATTTCGTAGAGCCGAACGGGGATCCCGCGGCGCGCCAACTGCCAGGCCGCCTCGGACCCGGCAAGGCCGCCGCCGATGATTGTGACAGGGCACTGAGTCCCGAGTCCTGAGTCCTGGGTAACCGAACCCGGCATGATCTTGTCTGACGCTCAACTGTCGATAGTGAACGGTTGACTGCGGTTCACACCGCTTCCGCCTCAGCGACCGTCTCCTGGTATTTGCAACCTTCGCTCAAGCAGCGGCGGACGGTGCCGTAGCGTTTGGTCGTTTTCTCCACCACGAACGGCGCCTTGCACTGCGGGCAGGGCTCCGGCACGGGGCGTTCCCAGGTGGCAAATTTGCATTGCGGGTACCGATTGCAGCTGTAGAAGGTCTTGCCGGAGCGCGAGCGCTTCTCCACGATCTCGCCCTGGCCGCAGTCGGGGCACGCAACCCCGGTGGGCACGGGACGCACGAGCGGGCGCACGTTCTTGCATTCGGGGTATCCGGAGCAGCCGAGGAACTTGCCGTAACGGCCGAAGCGCAGCTGTAGCGGCCGGCCGCACAGTTCGCACTTCTCGTCGATCTGCTGTGCCTCCTCCACCCGGATGGTGCCTTCGGCGTCGCGGGTGAAGTTCTTCGTGTTCTTGCACTCCGGATACTTCGGGCAGGCCAGGAACTCGCCGCCGCGCCCCCACTTGATTACCATGCTGGCGCCGCAGGACGTACACGAAATATCGGTCGGCTGACCTTCGCGCTTGACGTCGCGCATGCGCTCTTCGGCATGCTCGAGATCGCGAGCAAAGGGATCGTAGAAGCGCCGCATAGCCGCCACCCATTGCTGCTTGCCCTCCTCGATCTGATCCAGCACGTCCTCCATGCCGGCGGTGAACTCGACATTGAGAATGTCCGGAAAGGCGTCGACCAGCAGTTCGGTGATGAGGAACCCGAGCTCGGTAGGACGCAGCCGCCGGGACTTGTCCTCGGCGACGTATTCCTTGCTCAGGATCGTGGTCATGATGGTGGCGTACGTCGACGGCCGGCCGATGCCCTTCTCTTCCAGCTCTTTGATCAGCGTGGCCTGACTAAAGCGCGGCGGCGGCTGAGTGAAATGCTGCTCGGGAAGGAGTTCGTGCAGCCGCAAGCGCTCTCCTTCGGTCAGCGGCGGCAGCTGGCGCTCGGACTCGTCTTCTTCCTCTCCTTCCTTGCGCTCCTCGTCACGTCCCTCGGTGTACACGCGGATGAAGCCGTCGAACTTCATGATCTGGCCGGTGGCGCGAAAGAGGGTGTCCGCTGCGGTGATGTCGACGGTGGTCTGATCGAACACCGCGGGCGTCATCTGGCTGGCGACGAAGCGGTTCCAGATGAGCGTGTACAGTGCCGACTCCTCCTTGGAGAGGTACGGCGCGACTCGTTCGGGAGCGTGGCTGAGCGCCGTCGGGCGGATGGCCTCGTGCGCGTCCTGCGCGCCCTTCTTGCTCGGATACGTGATGGCGCTCTCCGGGAGATACGGTTTGCCAAAGCGCTCGCCGATGAACTGCCGCACCTCCTGCAGGGCTTCCGGGCCGATGCGGGTCGAATCGGTTCGCATGTAGGTGATGAGCCCGACCGCGCCTTCGCCACCGAGCTCGACGCCCTCATACAAACGTTGTGCAATCCGCATGGTGCGGCCGGGCGCAAAGCCGAGCTTGCGCGAGGCCTCCTGCTGCAACCGCGAGGTGATGAACGGCGGCGTCGGATAGCGCCGGCGCTCCTTGCGCTCGACACGGCCGACGACCCAGGTCGCCCCCCGTAAACGCTCCACCAAAGCCTGCGCCGTGCCTTCATTTTCGATCCGGAATTTCTCCGGATCCAGACGATCCTCACCGACGCGAAACAGGCGTGCCGCGAAAGGTGGCGGGTGGTCGCCTTCGAGACGCGCGGTGACCGACCAGTACTCCTTCGGTGCAAACGCCTGGATCTCGCGCTCGCGCTCGCAAATGATCCGCACCGCCACCGACTGCACGCGGCCGGCGGACAGACCGCGGCGCACTTTCTTCCACAGCAACGGACTGATTTGATACCCCACCAGCCGGTCCAGGATGCGACGCGTTTGCTGCGCTTCGTACAAGTTGCGATCCAGCTCCTGCGGGTGGCGGATGGCTTCCTCCACCGCGCGCTTGGTGATTTCGTTGAAGAGCACGCGATGGAGCTTCTGCTTTCCACCGCCGATCTGCTCAGCGATGTGCCAGGCAATGGCCTCGCCCTCACGGTCCGGATCGGGAGCCAGGTAGATGTTCTCCTTGCCTTTCGCGGCTCGTTTCAGCTCGTCGATGATCTTTTTCTTGCCGCGGAGCACCTGGTAGTCGGGCTTGAAGTCGTCCGCGATGTCCACCCCCAGCTTGCTCTTCGGCAGGTCGAGAATGTGACCGACTGATGCCTTCACCTGGAAGTCTTTTCCCAAGTATTTTTCCAAGGTCCGGGCCTTTGCGGGCGATTCAACAATGACCAGATTCTTCGCCATAAATCATACCTGCGCTGGAGTGCGCCGCACGTCAACCAGCGCGGCGACAAAATGTTTTCCGGGAAGCTGCTGCACGACCCCTTTCAATTCCAGGTCGAGCAGCGTTTGCAGCACCGTTGCCGGCGCCAACCCACTACGGGTGATGATCGCGTCGATATGGACGGTGTCGTGGCGCATGCATTCAACGATCGCCGCCTCAGTGGGAGCGAGTTCGACGACGCCACGCGGCGCCACGCGGCCGAGCAGTTGCGGTGCGATTTCTTCCATTACGTCTTCGGCGCGCTCCGTCAGTTTCGCTCCCTCACGAATCAGCCGATGGGTGCCGCGGGTGCGTTCGCCGATGGCGCCTGGAACGGCAAACACCTCGCGGCCCTGGTCTGCCGCCAACGTCGCCGTAATCAACGAGCCGCTTTTCTCTGTGGCTTCCACAACCACCGTACCAAGCGCGAGGCCGCTGATGATACGGTTGCGGTTTGGAAAGTTCTCCGCATCCGGCTGCGTGCCCATCATGAGTTCCGTAACCACCGCTCCTTGTCGTGAGATCGCCTGAAAGAGCGCATGATGCTCACTTGGGTAGACCACGTCAATGCCGGAGCCCAACACCGCTATGGTGCGGCCTCCGGCGCGTAACGCGGTCCAATGTGCCTGCGCATCGATGCCGCGCGCCATGCCACTGACGACGGTGACGCCATAACGCACCAACCCCTCCGTAATCTCGCGCGCCAACCGGAGCCCATAGGCGCTGACGCGGCGCGAACCGACCATCGCCACCGCCGTGGCATCGCACGGCTCTAATTCTCCTTGCACGAAGAGAAACGGGGGCGGATCGTGGATCTGGCGAAGGTTGACCGGATAGACCGGGTCGTTCCACGTGACCAGCTTCGCACCGCTCCGACTCAGGCGTTCGCTTTGCTCATCCACCGCGCGCCAATCGCTGAACCGACGAATCGACTGCGCCACTTCGGCGCGCACGCCAGCGCCCACCAACGCATGTGGGCTGGCATCAAAGACCGACGCCGGCGTGCCGAAGGCACGGAGCAGCCCCTGGTACATGACCGGGCCGACGCCATGAACCATTCTCAGCGCCAGCCAGGTCCGCGCCTCATGTTGCGATCGATCCACCGCCACGTTGTAGCGCAACTTCACAGCTCGCATCAACCAATGTGTCTTGTTGAGTGCTATTCAACCATACTCCAACCGTCGCATGATGGTTCACGGTCGTTGGTTTGACAGCCCCTCCGAACAAGACGCGGCACCACCCTCGCAGGCAGGAGCAGCACCGGCGGCCGAGCGGCAGGCTCGGCGTCGCGCTCTTTCAGTCTCGCCCCGACTTCGGCCGCCCAGCCACAACCGGTCCCTCTGGTCCCGTGGAGAGGCGGGAAGGATCCTGGAGCCCGAGTAGCCTTCGGCGCCTGTGCCGTTTTCGTAAACGCTGCTCCCATAATCGCCATTAATTGCGACAGCTTGGCGACCCTTGGGCCAATCGTGCTGGACCGCTCGGCGGGTGCGAGTTTGGCATGACATCTGCTTCACGGAGCGTGACGCTGAGGCTAAGGAGGTAAAATAATGGAGAACCATTGCAGAACCTTTAGGCACGCGAAACGTATTCGTGTGCGTCTACCTTTTCCGGGTTTTTCCCGGGCATGGGATTGCCGGCCCTTCGGTTTCGGGCGAATCGTCGCTCCCGTCGCCAGCGGGTGCATAGAAGTCGCGCCGCGGGTCGAACTCGACCTCGCCACTGGTGAGCTGCGCGCCGAGGTCCGTTCCCAGAAGCGTTCGGCCTGAGGGTCCGAGCCAAAGGAGAGCATCATGGAACCGACAATGGATTGCGAGATCTCCGCGATCAGAGAGTTTCGCTGCGCCTTGTGCGGCGAGCCGTTTTCTTCCAGAGCTCACGTGCACGAGTGTCTGCGCGACCAGCTGGATCCGGTACGCTACGTAGAGCTGTTCTGGGACGAAGCCTGACCCGGTCCGGCCTCGCTTCACCTTCTCGACACACGCAGGCGCGGGTCGCGGAGCATCTGCTTGCCCAAGCACGAGCAGTACAGTTCCTTGCCGATTCCGCGTAGTTAGTCCATTTTTTCAAATCAGCAGCCTCTTTCCGGTCCTCTTGCGCTCTGGAGCGAAACCGCCGCACGTGGCATGAGAGCGATCGTGCGTGACGTGCGGGTGACAGAGTCGGTGCAGGAGGGGACATCAGAGAAGCGTCCGGCGACCCGCCTAGGCGCCGTCGCGCTGCTGCTCGCCGCCAGTGTCTTGCTCTCCCGCCTCCTCGGTTATGGGCGTGAGGCCTTGTTAGCGTACCAGATCGGTGCCCGGGCCTCGACCGACGCTTACTTCGCGGCCTTTCAGATTCCCGATCTACTCAACTACCTGCTCGCAGGCGGTGCGCTTTCGGTAGCTTTTCTTCCACTCTACACTCGCCATCTCTCGCGTGGCGACCTTGAGGCAGCGGAGCGGTTCTTCGCCACTGTCCTGGGCACACTTGGCGTCATCGCGATAGTGGCAACGGCCGGATTGTGGTGGTGGACCGAGCCACTGGTGGCGTTACAGTTCCCGCATTTCGATCCACCCACTCAGGCCCTCACGGTCCACCTGACGCGGATCGTGCTGCCGGCGCAGATCTTCTTCATCACGGGCGGCATCGTCAATGCCACCCTGTTGGCGCGGGGACGGTTCGGCGCCGCCGCGGCGGCACCGTTGATTTACAACGCCGGCATCATTGCCGGCGGTCTGCTGCTGGCGCCGCGCCAAGGGATCGGCGTAGAGGGTTTCGCGTGGGGCGCATTGGCGGGTGCCATCCTCGGACCATTCTTGGCACCTTTGCTGGACGCCCGCCGGCGCGTCCGGCTGCGGGTGCGCGTCAGCGTCAGCGACCGGGCGTTTTTGGGCTATCTCGTCGTCGCCGCCCCGTTGATGTTCGGGCAGACGCTCCTCACCGTCGACGAATGGTACGGGCGCTGGTTCGGAGCGCTACTCGACGCCGGAACGGTGGCGCATTTGGCCTACGCGCGCCGCCTGATGCAAGTTCCGGTGGCCGTGGTCGGGCAAGCGATCGCTGCGGCGGCGCTGCCAACGCTGGCGCGCCTGTGGGCGGAGGACCGGCAGGACGAATTCAAACGGTTGGTGTTGCGCACCTTGCAGGCGGGGCTGGCGCTCGCCCTCTGCGGCGGAGCCGCGGTCATCGTTCTGGCGCGGCCCATGGTGCAGTTGGTCTACCAGCACGGTGCCTTTACCGGGGCGGACACCGCCCAAGTGGCAAGCATCTTGGCACTGTTCTGCCTGGCGGTTCCGGCGTGGATCGCCCAACAGATTGCCGTGCGCGCGTTCTACGCCCGCGGTGACACGTGGCGCCCCATGCTCCTCGGCACCGCAGTCGCAATCGCCGCAATCCCGCTCTATCTTTTGCTCGCGCAGCGCTTCGGCGTCCTCGGCATCGCCGCGGCAGGCACCATCGGCATGAGCGCCAACGCTCTGGCCACGCTCCTACTAGCACGCTGGCTCCACGGTGGGCCGCAGTTGCTGCGGCTCCTCGACACCGCCGCGCGGGCGGCGCTCATAGCCACGGTCGCCGCCGTCGTAACCCACTTGTCGTTGCACTTCATACCCCGAGGGATCAGCGGCGCACTGGTGGAGCTCGGTGGTGGTGGGCTCATCTTTGGCGGTGTCGTCCTCGTTGGCGCGGTGGCAATCGGCGACGAACCGATGCGCGGCGCCCTCCGCTGGCTGTTCCGCCGCCGTTGGGGCCGGAAAGCCGATCAGGCGAGCTGATCCGTATCACCCTGACGCCCGCAAGCTTTTTCCCCGCGGGACCTCAGTGCCGGTTGGTGGCTACGCCACGTAGCGCAGCATGAACACGAAATGGAAAATGCTGCCGGCCAGGACGAACAGATGGAAAATGTCGTGGAAGCCGAAGACGTTTGGCAGCGGGTCGGGGCGTTGCACACCATAGATGACCGCGCCGACGGTGTAGCACATGCCGCCCATCAGCAGCCAGTTGAATCCGCCCGCTGGCAAGGTGTGGAGCAACGGCACGAAGGCGACAACGGCCATCCAGCCCATACCGAGATACAACGCCGTGGTGAGCCAGCGTGGCAGATGTTGAAAGAAGAGCTTGATGACCCCACCGATGAGCGCACAGGCCCACGCGGCGCCGAAGAGGCTCCAGCCCAATCCGCCGCGCAGGGTCACAAGGCAGACGGGAGTGTAGCTTCCGGCGATCAACACATAGATCGCCGTGTGGTCGAAACGGCGCAGCCAGTCCTCCTTGCGCGGCGAGAGCGGCAGCCAGTGGTACAGGGTGCTGGCCGAGTACAACAAGATCAGGCTCATCCCGTACACCGTGAATCCGACCGTACGCATCGGATCGCCATGCGATCGGAGAATCAGCCAGACCAGCCCGGGGATGGCCAGCAATACGCCGAGCAAATGCGAGAAGCAACTGAAGGGTTCTTTCACACGCAAACGCATGGTCGAGGTGGCAAACAGTAGACGACCAGGGAGGCGTTATCAACCCCGGGGCCTAGCCAGGTAATGCCGTCGAAGCGACCTCGATCCCGCCTTCGCCCGGAGCCTCATCCCTCTACCGTCCCACCGTGCCGAGCCCGAGGCCGCACAGCACCGCGAGTGAATAGGCGATGAAGATGCCCGAGATGCTTCCCATGGAGGGTCCCTTGGTCGCGTGCGTATAGCCACGCCGGTGCATCCGCCTGAACTCGCGCGCCGAGAAGACCGCGGCGGCGGTCAGCGGTACCACCGCAACGATCGGCAAGACGCGCAACGCAAGCAGGAGGTAGGCCAGTGCATACGTGAGCCCGCCCAGTCCATAAATGACACCCTGGGACCGCGAGCGGCCGAGGACGATCGAGAGTGTTCTGCGGCCGGCGGCGGCGTCGCCTTGAATGTCGCAGGTGTTATTGACCGTCAGGATGTCCGCGATCAGCGTCGTCGAGGGCAACCCCAGCAGCAGCGCGGCGGAAGTGATCTCGTGCGTCTGGACATACGTGGAAAGAACAATCAGCACCATGCCCAGCAGGCCGCCCGCAAGGACTTCGCCGCAAGGCGTGCGTGCAAGCGGCAGCGGACCCCCACTGTAGAAAAAGGAGACGGCCATTCCGAGCGCCCCGACGCCTATCACCTCCCAACCGACGCGGACGCCGAGCGCCAGCCCGAAGAGCGCGCCCAACCCGAAGGCGCCGCAGGAGATCCAGAAGGCGACGCGCGGCTCGATGGCTCGGTGGACGAGCACTTTGTAGCGATCGACGTCGGAATCAACGGTATCGACACCGCCGATGAAATCGAAATAGCTGTTGAAGCCCGCAGTGCCGATGTCGACGCACTCGGCCGCCACGAAGAGGAGCAAAAAGAGAAGCAGTGACAGATGATGGGTGGAGTACACGGCGTAGGCCGTGCCAATCAAGACGGACGATACGCTGACGATCTTGGTCCGGATCTCGACGATCCGCAGGACGTCGGTGAGCGTCAGGGTCGCGGCCATGGCTCGATCGACCTCTATAGCGCGCTGGCCGGCCTCACGTCGACGATTCCCCACAGCATGGAACGGTCGCGCGCCGCCTGGTTGGTCGCCGCCTGTTCCGTCGGCTCCGCGAAGCTGCGGAGGACGACGATACTGTCCCGGGTTCCGGCCCGCTTGACCGCCGCGAACAGCCGATCGCGGTAGTCGGCGCCGGCCCCGTCGAGAACATTCGAGAGCGTGAAGCCGTCGAAGCTACCCGGCGCGCAAGACTCCAGATAGGAGGCCGCGTCGGACAAGACGAGTTGGATCGCGTGCGCCGCGACCGGGCCGGGCTCGGGTGAGAGGTCCCCGAGCAGCAGCGCCCGCGCGTAGGGGTTGGAGCGGTTCGGATGGGTCCGGAAGCAGCGCTCCATGCGTCCCCGCATGACCCGCCCGAAGTGCGGCGGCAGGATCTCGAGGAATGGGGACGCGTACAGCGCGCGCAGCCCGGTCAATGAGAACAT carries:
- a CDS encoding DUF3419 family protein — protein: MATETPWEAGRFDHHGGPKKILFGRMYEDPSIEEEALGRGGRVFCIASAGCTAIRLAERHDVVAVDINPVQLSYAKRRLAGEPMQIGTAERIMSVGRALLPLAGWRRRTVQDFLDLADPAEQIEFWNRRLNTMAFRIGFDVMFSLTGLRALYASPFLEILPPHFGRVMRGRMERCFRTHPNRSNPYARALLLGDLSPEPGPVAAHAIQLVLSDAASYLESCAPGSFDGFTLSNVLDGAGADYRDRLFAAVKRAGTRDSIVVLRSFAEPTEQAATNQAARDRSMLWGIVDVRPASAL